AGCTAAGGCTCATAGAGGGAAGGTATGCCTTTGAAGTTTGGCACGAAGGGGAAAGGCTCGGTGAGGTGCATCTTGGTGTGCCGGGTAAACATAATGTCTATAATGCCCTTGCCTGCATCTCCGTCTGCCATAGTGCTGGTTTGAGCTTTGAGGATATAAGAAAATCCCTTGAGAGCTTTAGGAACGCAGAAAGAAGGCTTGAGCTAAAGGGATACTTTCATGGTGCACCCGTCTACGATGACTACGGGCATCACCCAACGGAGATAAAGGCTGTCTTAAGTGCGGTTAGGGATATGCATCCTGAGAGGAAAATACTTTTGGCTTTTCAACCTCATAGGTATTCAAGGACCTTTTATCTCTTTGAAGACTTTACAAAGGTCCTCAAAGAAGCAGACCTATGCCTTATTACAGATATATACCCTGCCGGTGAGGAGAACCTATACGGGGTGAGTGCAAAAGAGTTAGCATTAAAGTCCAATGCCCTATACTGCCCTACAAAGGAAAACCTCTTTGAAGCACTTGAGGAAAGAATATCTGAAGAGCATGTAGTCCTCTTTATGGGTGCGGGTAGCATATCCAAGTGGTGTGAAGAGTTTTTGGCACTCAAAAGGGCATGAAGGGTCTTTCTGGAAAGGAATGGGTGCTTTTGAGTGATATTATAAAGCCAGAAAACACTCTATCTCAAAGGCTTGGAATATTGAAGGCTCAGCTTCTTGCCAATAGAAACCTCGGGGAGGAAGCTCTTGAAAGCAAGCTAAAAAGGCTAATTCCACCCTTTGGTATTCCAAATATACTGGAGGCGGTTGAACTCATCTGCTCTTATGTAAAAAGGGGTCGCAGGATAGTGCTCTTTGGAGACTACGATGTGGATGGTATAACGGGCACTGCCATACTTTATGACCTTTTGAAAAAGGCAGGTGCAAAGGTTGTCCCTTTACTTCCCTCAAGAAAGAGAGGCTATGGGCTTACAAAGGAACTTGTCATAAAGCTAAGCAGGTATGCGGACCTTCTCATAACGGTGGATAACGGAAGCACTGCTATAGAGGAGCTGAGCTATGCAACCATACCCACCATTGTGCTTGACCATCATAACACAAGCGAGATTATGCCAAAGGCTCTTGTAGTAAACCCAAAGTTAGGAGAAGGAAGAGAACTAAGGGAAATATCCTCCTCCGGGCTCGCCTTTTATATGTCCGCACTCCTTAAGAAAAGTTTAGACCTTGACTTGGATGTGCGTCATTATCTTCACCTTGCCTCTATGGGGACTGTTGCAGATGTTATGCCTATGAACTTGGTAAATAGGATAATTGTCTCCAACGGCATAAGGCTTTTGAACCATGTCCTAAGGGGTGAGTTTCACGCACCGGGTATAAGACTTTTGATGGAAAGGTCGGGCATAAGGGATGAAGTAAGCTCAAGGGATATAGCCTTTTCTTTGGCACCTCGCTTAAACGCTCCTGGCAGGGTTGCCAAACCCTATGTTGCTCTCAAACTACTCCTTGAAAAGGACGAAGAGAAGGCAAGAATGCTCGTAGAAAGGATAGACAAGCTAAACCAACAGAGAAGACAGCTAAGCCAATTAGCCTTGGAGAAGGCTATGGAGCAGGCTATTCTTCAAAAAGAAGAGAGCGTCATTATAGTGAAGCTTGAGGAGTGGGCTGGTGGCGTTGCAGGTATAGTGGCAGGAAGGCTTGCAAACATGTTTACAAAACCCACAGTGGTAATATCCATAGGCAAGGAATATTCAAGTGCATCTGTTAGAGGAGCAGAGGGTATGGACGTGCATTCTGTTCTAAAAAAACTGTCCCATCTCTTTATAAAGTGGGGTGGGCATTCTACCGCAGCAGGTTTTACTATAAGGACAGAGGATATACCCAAATTTGAAAGCTTAGCCAAGGTTCTTTTCTCAGAGATTACCTCAGAGGAGGGTAAGCTATACATAGATATGGAGCTTCCTCTGGACTGTGTAAATAGAGAGCTCTATGAGGTCATAAGAGACCTTGAACCTTACGGTGAGGGATTTCCAGAACCCCTCTTTATGTCAGAACCTCTGAGCCTAAAGCCTGTAGGCGGTAATGGAGAAAGACTAATCCTTAGAGGAAACCGCTTTAACTTACTTTCTTGGGAAGAGAGTATAAACAAGAAGGCATATATTCTTACCTCAAAACAAAGAAGAGTAGTCTATCATTTAGATAGGAAGAGACCAAATACCTTTATACTTGTGGACGTGGAGGCTTAGGTGGCACTGGGAAGAGCCCATGACTTTGTAAACTTACTTGCACTTCCTGCTTGTCTTTATTTCGTTCCAAAGGATTTCTATCTTTCCTTTGTGGGAGGATATCTTGTGGGAACTTTTCTTCTCTCTCCAGACCTTGACCTTCCTCACTCAAAACCCTCCAAGAGATGGAAGACACTAAGATTTATATGGAAACCCTACCAAGCTCTTTCAAGGCACAGAGGTGCATCTCACGTGCCAATTCTTGGAACTTTTCTCAGGCTCACATACCTTTTGTTGATGATTATGTTTTTCTACTTTGTCTTGCTTGGAATTTCTTCTAAGTTTGTGCCCGAGCTGGGGGATATGCTTCTTAGTTTTGACCCTCTTGAGCTTCTCTCAAGGCTTGCGGAGAAGGAGGAGGTCTTCTATTTTGCACTTGGCGTGGTTCTTTCTGAAGTTTTTCATGTTGCCCTTGACCTTTTGACCAGCTGGCTTAAAAGGTTTAAAATATAGATGTGAGACTTCTAATACTTGCCTCTGAGTCAAAAAGAAGGGTTCAGATACTTAGTATGCTCGGCTTTAAGTTTTTGGTTGTACCCTCCTACATAGAAGAGAAGCACCATAGCAAACCCATACTTACCGCAAGAAGGCTTGCCTTCAAGAAGGCTTTTACTGTTTGGAAGGACTACAAGTTTGCCACCGTTTTAGGAGCGGACACTATAGTGGTCCTTGATAGGGAAATACTTGGAAAGCCACGGAACAAAGAGGAAGCCATACAAATGCTTCTCAAGCTCTCTGGAAGGTGGCACAGGGTTATAACGGGCGTGTCTGTTATATCTCCAAAGGGGAGGTATACCTTCCATGATACCGCATGGGTAAAGTTTAGAGCTATGAGTTTGAAGGATATTGAAGAATACGTGGAAACGGGAGAGCCTATGGATAAAGCGGGTGCCTATGCAATTCAAGGTATAGGTGCGAGGTTTGTAGAGAGGATTAGGGGAGACTTTTACACTGTAATGGGTCTTCCTGTAAGTAAAACCTATGAGGTGCTTAAAAGTGTTCTGGATTAGCCTGTTTTTGCTGTTTTTGTGTGGATGTTCTGTAGTGGTGAGCCAGAGGGGAGGTAGCGTGGAAATAGGTGGAGGTCTTCAAATACAAATCCAGCACAGGAGGTAAATACCTCCATGAGCTGTGAAAGGTTGGAGTATGTGGAGGAGAAGATTCTAAAAGCCTGTGAGAGGGCTAAAAGGAAAAGGGAAGAAGTGCTTCTGCTGGGAGCTTCTAAGAGTGTGCCTGCAGATAGGCTAAGGGACTTTTTTCAATGCGGGCTTAGGGTCTTTGGTGAAAACAGGGTTCAAGAGTTTCTAAAAAAGTGGGAAGCCTTAAAAGACCTTCCCATAGACTGGCACTTTATAGGGAGGCTCCAGAGCAACAAGGTCAAATACATAATAGACAAGGTGAGCCTCATACACTCCCTTGACAGGCAAAGCCTCCTTGAGGAGCTTAGCAAAAGAGCAAGGAATATAGGTAAGGTGCAAGAGGTGCTTATAGAGGTAAACATAGGCGGGGAGGAGACAAAGGGTGGGGTTGAGCCTGGGGACTTAAAGAGCTTTTTTGAAGTCTGTCTGAAAGACAAAAACATAAAAGTGTTAGGTCTTATGTGCATACCACCCTATAGGGAAGACCCTGAGGAGGTAAGACCCTATTTTGCCATGCTTAGAAAACTAAGAGATGAACTTGAAGAGGAGTTTGGAGTAAGGCTTCCTCATCTTTCCATGGGCATGTCCCACGACTTTGAGGTAGCAATAGAAGAGGGTGCTACTATAGTGAGATTAGGGACGCTAATTTTTGGAGAGAGGTCTTAGGTTAAGGATATCCTCTATATCTGTTTTTTCTAAACCTCTCTGCATCTTGCATATGATAGACCTTGTCTTATTATACTTTATCCTAAGCCAGTGGTCTAATTTGTCAAAGTCAACACCTTCACATTCTTTGTTGATGAGTCTTTCAATTGCCTTAAAGTCATAAGAATAATCCACCACCGCATAAAAAGGTATACCCTTTTGCGTAAGTTTTACTAAGAGTCTATTAAGCTTTCCATAAAGCCCTCTATCAAAGAAAACACCAGCAACCTTCTCATCTTCTATACATATATCTGAGGCTTCTAACGCACCTTGCAGATCCTTTTGGATGAAAACTAAAATAAAATCTTCAAGCTCTTTTAGGATATCAGGTTTTTCAGGGAAGTTCATATGCGTGAAATTACCATTTTTTATAAACTCCTCCATAATCTTGAGTAAAGGATAAAGGGGATGACCTTTACTAAGGGGGTTTTTAGCGTAATAGTCCCTTAGTCTTAGTGCATACCTTACCTTGTTTCTACCAAGAGCTTTACCTAAGGTATCTACAACACTTAACCTTTCCTTCTCAGTATCAGAGGCATCATCTGAAGAAGTTTCAGCATCCCCCTTTATGCTTTCAGACAACAGTTCTAACAAAAAGGATATAAAGTCTTCTCCCAAAGCCATAGCCCAATCCAAGAGAGGAATGCAATCTTCCATCTCACCGTAAGGCAATATAAACTCAAAGGAAAGGTCTTCTCTACTGCCACCGCGTCTTTTGTGCTTTTCTTGGTCTTTGTCTCCTATAAAAAGGTTTTTTATCTCAAAGGCTTCGCATATTTTGGTTATCATCTCTCTATTGTAAGCACCATCTACATATATTAGACTTACGTTCTGCTCTTCTGGTCTTATGTTAGCCCCTTCAAGTATTCCAGAAAAGACCAGTTTATCCGTATAGCCTTCAAGCATAATAACCCTATCCGCAAAAAATATCTCTGCCTTTGCAGGGTCACTCATCATATGCCAGCCGTTAAAGTTTCTATCTTTTG
This genomic interval from Aquificaceae bacterium contains the following:
- a CDS encoding metal-binding protein: MALGRAHDFVNLLALPACLYFVPKDFYLSFVGGYLVGTFLLSPDLDLPHSKPSKRWKTLRFIWKPYQALSRHRGASHVPILGTFLRLTYLLLMIMFFYFVLLGISSKFVPELGDMLLSFDPLELLSRLAEKEEVFYFALGVVLSEVFHVALDLLTSWLKRFKI
- a CDS encoding AAA family ATPase, whose translation is MIIKSITIENMKAVRDILHIEFSQYVNLYLLVGKNSSGKSTVLEAIRSACWNPPANVKAEFFSTSKPKVYKVRSTKGIYDYLSSSRPGVLESDFKALLRNYDEEELAKLGESVSRIVSNDIKILSIKKERDRDIKILINGVEIAPQDLSSGIQAILTIEAMLNYPRARTNDLVIFLIEEPEVFLHPNLLKTYARRFLDFAKERENTQLFISTHSPILLSFVEPHQVIRIEEGKAYYTKDRNFNGWHMMSDPAKAEIFFADRVIMLEGYTDKLVFSGILEGANIRPEEQNVSLIYVDGAYNREMITKICEAFEIKNLFIGDKDQEKHKRRGGSREDLSFEFILPYGEMEDCIPLLDWAMALGEDFISFLLELLSESIKGDAETSSDDASDTEKERLSVVDTLGKALGRNKVRYALRLRDYYAKNPLSKGHPLYPLLKIMEEFIKNGNFTHMNFPEKPDILKELEDFILVFIQKDLQGALEASDICIEDEKVAGVFFDRGLYGKLNRLLVKLTQKGIPFYAVVDYSYDFKAIERLINKECEGVDFDKLDHWLRIKYNKTRSIICKMQRGLEKTDIEDILNLRPLSKN
- a CDS encoding YggS family pyridoxal phosphate-dependent enzyme, encoding MSCERLEYVEEKILKACERAKRKREEVLLLGASKSVPADRLRDFFQCGLRVFGENRVQEFLKKWEALKDLPIDWHFIGRLQSNKVKYIIDKVSLIHSLDRQSLLEELSKRARNIGKVQEVLIEVNIGGEETKGGVEPGDLKSFFEVCLKDKNIKVLGLMCIPPYREDPEEVRPYFAMLRKLRDELEEEFGVRLPHLSMGMSHDFEVAIEEGATIVRLGTLIFGERS
- the recJ gene encoding single-stranded-DNA-specific exonuclease RecJ — encoded protein: MKGLSGKEWVLLSDIIKPENTLSQRLGILKAQLLANRNLGEEALESKLKRLIPPFGIPNILEAVELICSYVKRGRRIVLFGDYDVDGITGTAILYDLLKKAGAKVVPLLPSRKRGYGLTKELVIKLSRYADLLITVDNGSTAIEELSYATIPTIVLDHHNTSEIMPKALVVNPKLGEGRELREISSSGLAFYMSALLKKSLDLDLDVRHYLHLASMGTVADVMPMNLVNRIIVSNGIRLLNHVLRGEFHAPGIRLLMERSGIRDEVSSRDIAFSLAPRLNAPGRVAKPYVALKLLLEKDEEKARMLVERIDKLNQQRRQLSQLALEKAMEQAILQKEESVIIVKLEEWAGGVAGIVAGRLANMFTKPTVVISIGKEYSSASVRGAEGMDVHSVLKKLSHLFIKWGGHSTAAGFTIRTEDIPKFESLAKVLFSEITSEEGKLYIDMELPLDCVNRELYEVIRDLEPYGEGFPEPLFMSEPLSLKPVGGNGERLILRGNRFNLLSWEESINKKAYILTSKQRRVVYHLDRKRPNTFILVDVEA
- a CDS encoding Maf family protein, which produces MRLLILASESKRRVQILSMLGFKFLVVPSYIEEKHHSKPILTARRLAFKKAFTVWKDYKFATVLGADTIVVLDREILGKPRNKEEAIQMLLKLSGRWHRVITGVSVISPKGRYTFHDTAWVKFRAMSLKDIEEYVETGEPMDKAGAYAIQGIGARFVERIRGDFYTVMGLPVSKTYEVLKSVLD